From a single bacterium genomic region:
- a CDS encoding secondary thiamine-phosphate synthase enzyme YjbQ, with amino-acid sequence MKSYRDELWFETKTRRAFINITPQVEAILAKSGIKEGLCLVNAMHISASVFINDDERGLHHDFEVFLEKLVPHAPIDQYRHNDTGEDNADAHIKRQIMGRESVVAITKGKLDFGPWEQIFYGEFDGKRRKRVLVKIIGE; translated from the coding sequence ATGAAATCATATCGTGACGAATTATGGTTTGAAACTAAAACACGGCGGGCTTTTATCAATATTACCCCACAAGTTGAGGCTATTTTGGCTAAAAGTGGCATAAAAGAGGGGCTTTGTTTAGTGAATGCCATGCATATTTCGGCATCGGTGTTTATAAATGACGATGAACGCGGGCTTCATCACGATTTTGAGGTGTTTTTAGAGAAATTAGTGCCTCATGCCCCTATCGATCAATATCGTCACAATGATACCGGCGAAGATAATGCCGATGCTCATATTAAACGCCAGATTATGGGGCGTGAGAGTGTGGTGGCTATTACTAAAGGAAAACTCGATTTTGGCCCCTGGGAGCAGATTTTTTATGGTGAGTTTGATGGCAAGAGGCGTAAAAGGGTGTTGGTAAAGATTATTGGAGAGTAA